The Pseudomonadota bacterium genomic sequence GCCATCGGCGCCTAGCCCAGCGACGATCGGCGGCACGTTCACTCGGCGACGGCGCGCTGCGCCTTGCGCGCATCGATGAACGAGCGCACGCACAGCACGAGGAACACGATCAGGCTAACGCCCATGACCAATTGCACGACCGTCGCCAGGCGCAGGGGCGCACTGAAGTCAAGGCCCGCAAGCGCGCGACTAAGCGAGCCCAGGGCTCCGAGCAAGGCGATCGTTGCTGCTGCGTGCATCGCGTGCTTACGCCAGCCCTCGCGCAAGGCGAGCGCTCCCGCCAGCCCGAGCGGTAAGCCGAAGAAGGCCGGGATCATCGCCGTGATACTGCTTTGGCCTGAGGCGAGCCAGGCGCCTACGCCGAGTGCGACGAGGGCAGCGGAGAAGGCGAGCGTGATCTGCGGCATACGGAAGACTCCTGGAGGTGCGTGATGAGGCATACGATGATGCCATCATCCGACACCATTCGTGCGTGAGCACGAGAAGCGCTGATGCTCGCCAGCGGCGATCTCGGCAACCTACCCCAGCGACCGGGCTGCACAGCATCGAAAGAAGCGCGCCTATGTTGGGGTGCTGTCAATCCCCCGCCCTAGCGCGGTGACCGCGTTGCCTCGACGCTCACACGCGATAGCCAGAAAGGAACGCGAGCGTGGCGGGGCAGTACTGGGCGAAGCGGCGCTCACTCGCTGATGCCATCGCGCACGACCGAGCATGTACACGGCCGTGCGCGCCAGGGCGCACTCCAAGCCTGGACCTAGGCGCCCCAACCCGGTCGGTCAGTCGCCGAAACGACAGCGCAGGCGATCTCGTAAATCGAGGCCACTGCGCTGGGCAGGGCGAACTCGAACCCGCCGGCCCGTGTCATCGAGGTCCGTCGCCAGGTTATTGATGCCAGCATCCGCATCGAAGTACGCCTCACCAACGCGGCCGTCATCAACCCGGTTTTGCGTGGTGCGGAAGGGGAACGCCACGTCTTCGTGACTGCTAAAGCCGAGCGGGAAGCCGAACTCCCCGGCCCCCGGCACCTCCGCGGACAAATCCCAGTCATCGACGTGAATGTGAGGCGTGGAATCGTCCTTGGGCCGGGACCAGAAGGCCAGCCCTATCTGGCTACCGGGCTCGCTGCGAAGATCCGGGTTGCCAACCCCCATCATGAAGCCGTTGAAGGCGCGACGGCCATCGTCGTCCACGTCCCAGGTTCCGTCCTGCAGCAGCTGCTTGGTCAGCGTGTCGAAGGCGAAGTTGACCGTGGGGTAGAGCTCGGGATCTTGGTTGTCCTCGTAGGTACGCAGCAACGCGCCCTGGGGATCATAGAAGGACACGTCCAGGGCGATCAGGTCTTCCTCGCGCACGATCCCGTTGGCGGGCGCGGCCGCCGCGTCGTAGCTGAATCGCCCCGTCACTGTGAAGCCGGCGATCTGACCGCTCCAAGCGAATTCGTAGGCCTCCACGGCGCAGGCTCGGTTCTCGGCGGAGGCGGGCGATGCGCCGATCACCAGCGCAGCAACAGCCAGCGCGGCGGTGGAAAGGGGATGCTGGGTGATGGGGGGCATGTTTGCACTTCCTCGCTCGGATGGTAGGGTGTAATTACCCAAATAGAAACACGAATCGTTCTCATTACGGTAAAATAGTCGAGGTGAGGCGGTCAACCCCTGCGGCCGGCGTCTCTTATCGGCAAGCTCGCCCGTGTGCCGCGGCCCTTTCCGTCTCAATTGCATGCGCGGGTAAGGACGCAAGGAACTGCATTGAACGCCGCCACGATCACGAACTACCTCGCCATATCGCCGGCGCTCACCTCGCGCGCGCGCGCGAGTCGCTACGCGATCGTGTGCTCGCTGTTGCTAATCCCCTTGATCGGCGGCGACGCCACCCGCGAGGCATTCTTGCAAAGCCTCGCCTCCGCATACCTAGCGGTCACCGTATTCGTGGCACTGACGTTGGCCATGTTCTACGGACTCGAGCACTTGCTGCGTCTCGACACGGGCGCCCTCCTGCAACACCACCGGCGTTACCAGGTGCCGGTGGCTGCCCTGCTCGGCGCCCTCCCTGGGTGTGGCGGCGCCATCGTGGTGATGACCCAGTACAGCACCGGACGCGCAGGCTTCGGTGCCGTGGTCGCCGTGCTCACCTCAACGATGGGAGATGCAGCGTTCCTGCTCATCGCCAAGGAGCCAATCACTGGCTTCGCGGTAGTGTCGCTCGGGATCTGCGTCGGTATCGTGTCCGGCTCGCTCATCGAGAACATCCACGGCGATCAGTTCCTTCGGGTCCAAGCACCCGTCGCGCTACCTTGCGGCGACCCGAGACCGCCTATCCCGCTTGGCCCCTTGCAGCGCCTGTGGCTCGCGCTGCTGATCCCGGGGGGCGCCCTCGGCTTACTCGGCGCCTTCCAAGTGGACGTGAATGAAGTGCTTGGCACCAAGGGACTCGACGTTACGCTCGGCGCCGTGGGTGGGCTGCTTTCGGTACTGCTCTGGTTCGTCAACCCAAACTCCCCTTCGAGCATGGTCAACCGGACGGACACCGAAAACCCCAGCTACGCCTGGGAGAAGACGATTGTCGACAGCTGCTTCGTGACCGTGTGGGTGGTCATCGCCTTTCTCTGCTTCGATCTGACCACGCTCTGGGGCGGTTGGGATTTCGCCGCGCTGTTCACGCCGACCGGCCCCCTGGTGCCCCTGCTCGGCGTGGCCATCGGCCTCATTCCAGGATGTGGCCCGCAAGTGTTGACGACCACCCTGTACCTGCAGGGCGTGATTCCCCTCTCTGCCCAGCTGGGCAACGCTATCTCTAACGACGGCGATGCGCTGTTTCCCGCATTGGCCGTTGCACCTCGGGCTTCCGTGCTCGCGACTCTGTACACAACCGTCCCCGCGCTGCTCGTTGCCTACGGGTACTATTTCCTCGCCGAGCGCTAAACCAGCGGGCCTCGCCGGCCGACACCCACAACAAGGAGATCGCTACAGTGACCGACGAACGATTCCCCTTAGAGGCGCAGGCCGATTTGCCAGGC encodes the following:
- a CDS encoding putative manganese transporter, with product MNAATITNYLAISPALTSRARASRYAIVCSLLLIPLIGGDATREAFLQSLASAYLAVTVFVALTLAMFYGLEHLLRLDTGALLQHHRRYQVPVAALLGALPGCGGAIVVMTQYSTGRAGFGAVVAVLTSTMGDAAFLLIAKEPITGFAVVSLGICVGIVSGSLIENIHGDQFLRVQAPVALPCGDPRPPIPLGPLQRLWLALLIPGGALGLLGAFQVDVNEVLGTKGLDVTLGAVGGLLSVLLWFVNPNSPSSMVNRTDTENPSYAWEKTIVDSCFVTVWVVIAFLCFDLTTLWGGWDFAALFTPTGPLVPLLGVAIGLIPGCGPQVLTTTLYLQGVIPLSAQLGNAISNDGDALFPALAVAPRASVLATLYTTVPALLVAYGYYFLAER